The Cylindrospermum stagnale PCC 7417 genome segment ATCGCTATCCCAACCTGGAAGTTGAGCTTTATTTTGCTCCTCTCAACCAAACGCAATTCCAAGCCATTTTGCCAAAGCCTAAAAATTATAGCAGTCCTGTTTGATTGACGAACACCTCCTGTGAGAGCCGGATTCTGAAAAGTTCTGGTTCTGGCATCTCATTAAGGAGGATTGCTATAACAGTTCAGCGTAATTGTCTCAGTGCCCGTAACAAACCTGGAACAAATCACCATAAAAGAGGTAAAACAGATATCCTAATTTCAGGAGAGAAACTGTGAATTCTGATGTGAAAGCAGATATAACTGACAATTTCTTCACTGGTGATCACGAGATAAGTATGCCCATGCCTGAAGAGGAAGCAGCAGATACAAGCTTAGATCACATTCTGTCTACGATCAACGAGCAGTTTTTAGCACTAGACCGCAAGTGGCGCTATACCTATGTTAATGATGTAGTAGTAAAAGTTGTCGGAATTCCTCAGCAAGACCTACTGGGTAAGTGTATTTGGGAATTGTTTCCAGATCTGGTAGAAAGTCAGTTTTACGCAGAAGTACATCGTGCAGTAACAGAGCAAAAATCTATCCAATTCCAGCAGTTTTATGATTCCAATCAGCGTTGGTTTGAGAACCGTATCTACCCTTCAGCACATGGAGTATCAGTCTTTCTTGCGGATATCACCGAGCGCAAGCAAAATGAGGAGAGGTTAGCGAGACAAGCTGCATCGGCGGCATTACGAGAGAGTGAGGCGCGGTTTCGATTGCTAGCTGAGAATTCATCTGATATTATTTCGCTGCATACAGTAGATGGAATTCTTTTGTACATTTCACCTGCCTGCTACACAATCTTAGGCTACGAACCTGAGGAAATAGTAGGTAGTGCTAGTAGTGAGTTAGTTCACCCAGATGACCTAGCTAATTTTGCTATTAGCTACCCAGTTAATGCAGATTTACCGAATACTTATACCATTACTCATCGTGCTCGACACAAAAACGGACAGTATATCTGGATGGAAGCAACTGTCAGAGCTATCCGCGATTCGCAAACTCAAGAAATTTTAGAAATTCAATCATCCTCAAGAGATATTACTGAGCGTCAGCGAAATCAGGAGAGGCAGAGCTTTCTGGCTGAAGCTAGCGATATTTTAGCTTCATCATTAGAGTACGAGATCACTTTAAATAGCGTAGCTCGTTTGGCGGTGAGAGCGATCGCAGATTGGTGCGTAGTTGATATTGTCGCTGACAATCAATCAACTTGTCGGGTTGCAGTTGCCCATGCTGATTCGTCGAAACAGGAATTAGTAGAACATCTACGAAATTTTCCTCTGAATTTGGCACAATCTGGCGGTATTGCTGAGGTAATCAGCACAGGCAAGTCACAACTTGCCGCTGTTGTCTCTGCCAACCAGATGCAATCATCAGCTATTGATATTGAATACTTAAAACTTCTGCAACAGCTAACTCCGAAATCTGGAATGTGTGTACCACTCATCGCCCGTGGGCAGGTTTTGGGGACTATTACTTTAGTGTCTTCAGATGATCATCGTAGTTATGACAGTAATGACCTGATGTTAGCCGAAGAACTAGCGCGTCGTGCTGCTATAGCCGTTGATAATGCTCGACTTTACCAAGAAGCACAGTATTCCCAACAGGTGGCGGTGCAAGCTGCATCTCGCACAGCTCGTCTTCAAGCTGTTACCGCTGCACTTTCTGAATCTTTAACCCCAACACAAGTTGCTGAAGTTATCGCCCAGCAAGGTATGGAAAGCTTGGGGGCTAAATCTGCTCTAGTCGCATTACTTACCGAAAATTCCACCGAACTGGAAATTGTGCGGGCAATTGGTTACAAACAGGAATTAGTAGATGCTTGGCGTCGATTCTCGATCAATGCATCTGTACCACTGGCAGAGGCAGTCAGAACCGGCCAGCCTATTTGGCAAGAGCCAGAAATCACACGGGTTGCTCGTTATCCACATCTGGCTAAGTTTTATGCTCAACATAATTACAACCATTGGATTTCAATTCCACTGATGGTCAAGGGACGAGCCGTCGGGGGAATGTCTCTAAGTTTCACAGAAAATCAGGAGTTTAACCAAAATGACCGTGCTTTAGTGTTGGCACTGGCACAACAGTGTGCTCAGGCGATTGAACGCGCCCGTTTATACGAGGCAGAGCAAATTGCCAGAGAAACAGCAGAAGCCACCAATCGAATTAAAGATGAGTTTTTGGCAGTTCTTTCTCACGAATTGCGATCGCCACTCAATCCGATTCTAGGTTGGGCAACGCTGCTTCGCAAACAAAAGTTAGACGCCAAAACAACTGACCGCGCTTTAGAAACCATCGAGCGCAATGCCCAAGTACAAACCCAATTAATTGAAGACTTACTAGATGTTTCCCGGATTCTACAGGGTAAACTGAGCCTGAATATCTACCCAGTTAATCTAACATCAACAATTCAAGCCGCATTGGAGACAGTCCGTTTGTCTGCTGAGGCTAAATCAATTAAAATACACACCACCTTTGAACCCAATCTAGGGAAAGTTCTGGGTGACTCCAGCCGATTGCAGCAAATTTTCTGGAACCTGTTGTCAAACGCTGTCAAATTCACACCGGGCGGGGGACGGGTGGATATTTGCTTAGAACGCATCGACTCTTTTGCCCAGATTGTAGTTAAAGATACGGGCAGGGGAATTAATCCGGAATTCCTACCCTATGTGTTTGACTGCTTCCGCCAAGAAAACAGCACCACAACAAGAAAGTTTGGCGGCTTGGGTTTAGGGCTAGCCATTGTCCGGCAATTAATTGAACTGCATGGGGGAACAGTCGAGGCAAAAAGCGAGGGTGAAGATCAGGGGGCAACTTTTGTCGTTAGGCTACCCCTAATGCCGATGCAACCACAGCCTCCCAGAGAAAGTACAAAGTCTGAATCATCCCCAGATTTGAATGGTGTCAAGGTTTTAGTCGTGGATGATGATACTGATACGCGGGAGTTTATTGTCTTTTTGCTAGAGCAGGAACAGGCAAATGTGATTGCCGTCCCGAATGCTAGGGAGGCACTAGCTGCCTTAACCCAGTATCTACCAGATATACTGCTCTCGGATATTGGCATGCCAGACTTTGATGGATATATGTTGATCAGCCAAGTGAGAAAGCTGACACCGGGGGAGGGTGGGCAGATTCCCGCAATTGCCTTGACTGCCTATGCCGGGGAAATCGACCGAGAACGAGCGTTTGAAGCGGGTTTTCAAGGCCATGTTTCTAAGCCAGTCGATCCTGATAATTTAGTTAAGGCGATCGCAAATTTACTCCAACAGACAAAACCCCCTCTCTGACACATAAGCCGCCCAAAATAAGCTAAAATTCAATCAGAGTAAGCATTTCCGCTCATGAATACCCATGCTTGAGACCCTGCAAACCCGAATTTACGAACTAGAACAATTCGCCAATACCCTTGTCTCTAACCAACTGACACACCTCAGCGTCGTTAGCATTGGCGTCATTTTTGTAGCTGGCTTGCTTACCAGCCTCACCCCCTGTATGCTTTCTATGCTGCCAATTACCATCGGCTATATCGGCGGTTATGAAGCAAAAAGCCGTCTACAAGCCGCTGCCCAATCAACCTGGTTTGCTTTGGGATTAGCAACTACATTGGCAGGGATGGGAATTATAGCAGGTTTAGTTGGTAAAGTCTACGGTCAAGTAGGAATTGGTTTACCAATTATTGTCAGCATCATCGCCATCCTCATGGGGTTGAACTTATTAGAAGCACTACCTCTGCAATTTCCATCCCTGGGTGAAACAAATTGGATTTCCCCAGATTTACCGACAGGACTGCGTTCCTACTTAATCGGACTAACTTTCGGTTTAGTCGCTTCCCCTTGCAGTACGCCTGTTTTAGCCAGTTTACTCGGTTGGGTTGCCAATACACAAGATTTAATTTTAGGCGCTGTGCTGCTACTTTCCTACACAGCCGGATATGTTGCGCCCTTAATTTTGGCAGGTACTTTTACTGCTTCCATTAAAAAGCTATTGGAATTGCGCCGCTGGTCTGGTTGGATAAACCCAGTTAGTGGCGTGCTGTTGGTCGGATTTGGTGTATTTTCCTTAATTTCTCGCATTCCCCTGGGAAGTTTTTAACTAATGACTTCAGAAAATTCAGCGTCTCAAGAATTAAGTTGGTGGTTAGTACCTGGGCGGTACTTGCGGCGGGAGATATTACCTGTACTCACAAATCTAAAATTAGCGATCGCCCTTTTGCTGATTATCGCCCTCTTCAGCATCAGCGGCACCGTCATCGAACAAGGTCAATCACCCGCATATTACCAATCTAACTACCCAGAACATCCCGCCCTCTTTGGTTTCCTAAGTTGGAAGGTAATTCAGGTAGTCGGTTTAGACCATGTATATCGCACCTGGTGGTTTCTCTCCTTACTCATCTTATTTGGCACTAGCTTAACTGCCTGCACTTTTACCCGCCAATTACCAGCTTTAAAAGCTGCCCAACGTTGGAAATATTACGAAGAACCCCGGCAATTTCAAAAATTAGCTTTGAGTGCAGAACTCGATACCGGTTCCCTCAATGCCCTCACCCCAATGTTGCAGAAGCAGCGTTATAAAATTTTTCAAGAAAAAGATGATATACTTTATGCCCGTAAAGGCTTAGTCGGACGGATCGGCCCGATAATTGTCCATATTGGCATCGTCACAATCCTCCTAGGGGGAATTTTGGGGGCAATGACAGGGTTTGTCGCTCAAGAAATGGTTGCCAGCGGCAATACATTTGAAGTGAAAAATATCATTGATGCTGGCCCTTGGGCATCTAAAGACATTCTCAAAGATTGGTCGTTGCGAGTTAATCGGTTTTGGATTGACTACACACCCACAGGGGGAATTGACCAGTTTTATTCAGATATGTCTGTGTTGGATAAAGAGGGAAAAGAAGTTGACCACAAGAAGATTTTTGTCAACGAACCTCTGCGCTACAATGGCGTAACTTTCTATCAGACTGATTGGGGAATTGCCGGCATTAAAGTCCAATTTAACAAAAGCCCAATTATTCAGCTACCGATGGCACAATTGAACACCAACGGTAAAGGCAGAATTTGGGGAACTTGGATTCCCACGAAACCGGATTTGAGTGAAGGTGTTTCTGTTCTAGCAAAAGACTTGCAAGGCATGGTGTTGATTTATGATGCTCAAGGTAAGCTGACTAGTACTATCCGTGCGGGGATGTCTGCGAAAATCAATGGCGTCAATTTAACAATTCACGAAGTCGTCGGTAGCACTGGCTTACAAATTAAAGTTGACCCCGGTATACCCTTGGTTTACGGCGGTTTTGCCTTGCTAATGCTGGGTGTGGTGATGAGTTATTTCTC includes the following:
- a CDS encoding PAS domain S-box protein — its product is MNSDVKADITDNFFTGDHEISMPMPEEEAADTSLDHILSTINEQFLALDRKWRYTYVNDVVVKVVGIPQQDLLGKCIWELFPDLVESQFYAEVHRAVTEQKSIQFQQFYDSNQRWFENRIYPSAHGVSVFLADITERKQNEERLARQAASAALRESEARFRLLAENSSDIISLHTVDGILLYISPACYTILGYEPEEIVGSASSELVHPDDLANFAISYPVNADLPNTYTITHRARHKNGQYIWMEATVRAIRDSQTQEILEIQSSSRDITERQRNQERQSFLAEASDILASSLEYEITLNSVARLAVRAIADWCVVDIVADNQSTCRVAVAHADSSKQELVEHLRNFPLNLAQSGGIAEVISTGKSQLAAVVSANQMQSSAIDIEYLKLLQQLTPKSGMCVPLIARGQVLGTITLVSSDDHRSYDSNDLMLAEELARRAAIAVDNARLYQEAQYSQQVAVQAASRTARLQAVTAALSESLTPTQVAEVIAQQGMESLGAKSALVALLTENSTELEIVRAIGYKQELVDAWRRFSINASVPLAEAVRTGQPIWQEPEITRVARYPHLAKFYAQHNYNHWISIPLMVKGRAVGGMSLSFTENQEFNQNDRALVLALAQQCAQAIERARLYEAEQIARETAEATNRIKDEFLAVLSHELRSPLNPILGWATLLRKQKLDAKTTDRALETIERNAQVQTQLIEDLLDVSRILQGKLSLNIYPVNLTSTIQAALETVRLSAEAKSIKIHTTFEPNLGKVLGDSSRLQQIFWNLLSNAVKFTPGGGRVDICLERIDSFAQIVVKDTGRGINPEFLPYVFDCFRQENSTTTRKFGGLGLGLAIVRQLIELHGGTVEAKSEGEDQGATFVVRLPLMPMQPQPPRESTKSESSPDLNGVKVLVVDDDTDTREFIVFLLEQEQANVIAVPNAREALAALTQYLPDILLSDIGMPDFDGYMLISQVRKLTPGEGGQIPAIALTAYAGEIDRERAFEAGFQGHVSKPVDPDNLVKAIANLLQQTKPPL
- a CDS encoding cytochrome c biogenesis protein, with the translated sequence MTSENSASQELSWWLVPGRYLRREILPVLTNLKLAIALLLIIALFSISGTVIEQGQSPAYYQSNYPEHPALFGFLSWKVIQVVGLDHVYRTWWFLSLLILFGTSLTACTFTRQLPALKAAQRWKYYEEPRQFQKLALSAELDTGSLNALTPMLQKQRYKIFQEKDDILYARKGLVGRIGPIIVHIGIVTILLGGILGAMTGFVAQEMVASGNTFEVKNIIDAGPWASKDILKDWSLRVNRFWIDYTPTGGIDQFYSDMSVLDKEGKEVDHKKIFVNEPLRYNGVTFYQTDWGIAGIKVQFNKSPIIQLPMAQLNTNGKGRIWGTWIPTKPDLSEGVSVLAKDLQGMVLIYDAQGKLTSTIRAGMSAKINGVNLTIHEVVGSTGLQIKVDPGIPLVYGGFALLMLGVVMSYFSHSQIWALQKGDRLYIGGKTNRAQVAFEREVLQILDQLSSQPATPTANLVTQK
- a CDS encoding cytochrome c biogenesis protein CcdA produces the protein MLETLQTRIYELEQFANTLVSNQLTHLSVVSIGVIFVAGLLTSLTPCMLSMLPITIGYIGGYEAKSRLQAAAQSTWFALGLATTLAGMGIIAGLVGKVYGQVGIGLPIIVSIIAILMGLNLLEALPLQFPSLGETNWISPDLPTGLRSYLIGLTFGLVASPCSTPVLASLLGWVANTQDLILGAVLLLSYTAGYVAPLILAGTFTASIKKLLELRRWSGWINPVSGVLLVGFGVFSLISRIPLGSF